CAATTACACTTAGTAGAAAGTCAATCGAAGGTCTAGATTCCAACGGGAATGGCAATACAGTTTGTCCACTCCAAGGTTATCTTTTTGGCTCAGCAATTGAATTGTCAGAAACAACTACAGTAGCGAAAAAGGAACACAGGACCTCACTTGGAGAGCTGCTTCAGAGGACTAAAATAACAGAGGAGAGTTTTGGGAGTAAATATGACAAGGAGGAGAAGCGAATGGAGAAGGAAGGAGATAAATCTGCAGTGCACATTATGAAAAAAATCCTGAAGAAAAAAATGCTCAATGCATCTAAGAGCTCTACTGCAGCTACTGGCGGAAATATCGATTCTGCCTCAGCAGAAACGAAACTGCACAAGGTATGCTGAAAccaaaaagataaaaaagaacTCAACCAAGATAAGGACCAATTTGAATGGTCTGGATATCAAGTATGCATTCACGATAGttcttattcttttttctttcttccgtTGTTTTTTTTCTCTATATCTTCTTTATTTCAAgatttacaaataattaaaaaatgaccaTTGGTTTGAGTTTTAATCAATGTGCTTAAGATTAATATTATAGACAAGGTCGAGTTCCCTAATTCCCAGAATTGTGGCATGTAGATTTTACACAAGTTCCACAGAAAAGTTCATCCTGAAAGCTCAACAGCCACATATAAGCATGACAAGCCCCAAAAGAATGAGAACAAGAAAGGCATTGGTTATAATGGAGGTCAAGAGAATGGAGGTCCGATCCTTGCGGAGGAAGACATAGTAATATTTCCTCAAAGAGCCCTTTCGAAGGACATGCGACGTTACAATAGCCAAGCAAATCCATCTCAATTCACACTTAGCTGCAATGATTCGAACGGGAACAGGGAGTGCTGGATCAAAACAGATGCAGACTGTAAGTATACAAGCAGTTAACATTTTCAGTATCCATAAGAAACCCTGTCATGGACAGCCTATAATTCATTGTTGAAATCTCATACTTGTctaattttgttatttgtttcttgatttctttctaagaatattttttttttctgatagtTACTTTCCATAATAGAGATCCTAATATGGATGCCTATAGCCATGCAATAAAACCTAGTGGGGACTTCATAGTTCTAATGTCTTTTTATCCTTCTAGCATAATGACCCTATAGTAAGCATAGTGTCAGTCGATGAGTCATGACATTTTTAGCACATGGTGGAATTGAATACCAAAAAGGCATATGCTTAAGTCAATTCTTTGCAACTATTGCACATATATACCGGTGTGCGACTATTTCGAGTTATCAAAATAGATTCCTAATTCGTAAAATGGTTTGTGTTTGCAGATCTGGTGTTGGAGCTCTAAAAGGCAGAAGCAAACTTCAAAATGCGGTTCCCCTTATCATTCGCAGTTactaagaatgaaaatgaatggagTTTCCCTGTGTTTGTGAGAttctctattattattattagtagtagtagtagtaattATTGAACTGGTGTTTCCGAGTGGCTATTTTACAAAACAGcttgaaataaacaaataaaggaGGCCCTCCTCCAGCAACCCATATGTGAGAGTGCTTAATGTAAAATTGTAAGACATTTATCATTTTCCTTCCAAACAATATCTCAATTACTATTGAAGTTAAGTTACTACGAATTCTCTGTATCATATAAGATAAACCGGAGACCCTTGAAGCAACTTGGCTCCTCCAAACTCACTAGGATCTTAGTAATTTTCTTACTTATCccaaaactttacaatttgatcctatttTATTCCGGCTCCTAATATAAATTTCTTGGCGGCGCCTCCAACAGAAGATTCATGGACACCTTACCTTGAAGCAAAACACATCATCTACCAGCAGACAACCAGAAATCTACAAACAAACGTGAACcaatctacttttttttttcttttttcctcatAACATTTCCTACATGAAGTactgcaaattcaacaaatccaAAAATAGTGGTGGGAAATAATTCAGCAAGAGTAGTCAGAAACACAATTTCCATTTTTTCCTTTCGCTTTTACgataatataagaaaataaaaaattgtggGTTCCagaaaaaatataagaaaaaaaaacatagccTCACAAAAAATGTATATGCCATTTAGTTGGCATTAAGTCAAGTTTTAATGGCCAAGAAATGGGAATTtcagaaataaagaaaaacacGGAGAAACAAACAGAGGGCAAACCACACAAGTCTTTGCAAttataagtttataagcaatGGTGATTGCCAGCCTAATGAAATTCATTGAAAACGCCAACTAGAAACAGCCGAGGAAGGAAAATTTTGCAtgtaagaaaagaaagaaagggttcGAATTCTATGTAAAGTGGGATTTCTATGAAATTGCTGAAACATTGCATGAAAGGAAAAGGTGGGTTACCGGGAAAGAAAGGATTGAGTGGCCACTGTTTCTGGTTCGCTTCCTTCTATGTCTTGTTTCCTTGTCGCTTATTGTATTTGTAATAGAAATGGTCAGTTTTCCATGAATTGAAAGTCTCCTGGAAGCTTTCCTTTGTcacagagaagaaaaaaaaaagggagttcTTTGCTACAGCTCcccattaaaatataaaaaaaaaatctgcattattataaaaatagtaagaaaTTATATGATAAGGAATATCAAAATAAGGGTAGATTTGAATGGGCGATTGAGTGCTGTGTGGtgcatttagtttattttttttgtctcacgctagtGTGTTTAATTTCACCGCCACTGCTGTTTTTATAAACTCACCCTAGGCGAGGATGTATTTACACAAGTGTTTTAGTTTACATCTTTTCGGATTTGTaatattcaattatcatattttatattaataaattcaaagatTGAGTCCTTAAAGTATTACTTATACAAAAAGATATAAAAGAAATTAGTTTTACATAATTTCTACCTTGAATttagtaactaggttcatttTAGTACTCTACTTGTTTTTTTAGTCTACTTTGATTCTTGAACTTAACAACTAAATTATTTTTGGTGCCTGCAATTGGAATCTGTCAAAATTTGATGATGTAACTAATGTTATTAGAATATGATTGGGTCGAACTGATAAAAAACTAATCGATATAACGGTCCAAACAAAAGGGTTGAACTGATTGACTTAAAAATTgcttaaaattggtaaaaatcTAAAATTGAGACAAAAATCGACAGGTGAActagttaaatattttattttaaaattttaatgaaattttaattatttgtttaataatttttagtttgGCGATCGAACCGATCGAACTAATTGCATCGAGAATCGATGGGCTGACTATTCATGTAACACTCTATACCTAACTTGATCGCTAGGTTTGAGCTATAATGTGCCACATTCGTCGCCAGAGCAACTATGATCAAATTACGAATTACAAATTATAAGTAGACAATACAATAAATAATCATTCTcgagtcttatacgagcttacaaaagctttaaAGTTAACCCGGAATTGATttaggactgaattgtaaaaaattcaaattacaaTATTGATATCGTGACATAAGGGATTTCCTCGTCGCGACGTGACATACTATTTTGGTCTCGTCTGGATGACGAGGTTCCTCGTCTCGTCATGACATTATAGGTCATTACTCGTCGCGACGTCACATATTGTTTCTGCAATTCTGATGAATTACCAACCTGCAATGTTACTAATTCAATTCTAGACATATTCCATTCATCAACAATAATATAGACAACATACTAACATTAATTTATACACTCAAATATCTTATTAATCATAAACCAAATAATCaatgaaattcattcaaaactTATACTTTCAAACCTATAAACTAAGATTATCACTTTTACCTAATGTCTTTCACGTTAAACATgttcacatatatgtatatacatactcattctttcataatatttatactaCCATATTTAAGCATATGTCAAgttcacatatatgtatatacatactcattctttcataatatttatactaCCATATTTAAGCATATGTCAAGTCATTTGATTAGTTCAATTATACATTGCATTCAATGCATCATCCCATCTTTCATACCTTAAACTATGGAAATTCTaagttgcatatatatatacacatatcaaacaagctaaaaatatatatataacatgtttaAGACATCAAATTCAACATGACTCAACCTATTAGGTACATGCCAAGTTAAGAACAAAATAGAAAACGAACAAACATTGTTGAGTCCAAGATTGTTGATTGGATGCTTGAAATCTCGAATTGAACCTAACCTGTATACGAAAAACAAACCAAACACTGAGCAAAACGCCCAGTGGTAAATTTATGATTCAAGATAACATAAAAAAAGGTTATGTAATGCACAAATCTAAATCAAGCTCAATTCGTATTCATTCTCATGTCATTTATATCAAACACTTCAATTCCAAATAATCATTCTTACACCAATTTTGTTTACCTACTCAAGTGTATATTCATATTAGCTTAGTTTACCATATAGCCTATTCATATTCATTTGacaaatatgtattaaataatttaGCAAACATTACACATTCATAAATGCCCAATTTCATGTATCCTTTCCACATTTTCCGAGTCCATAAGCATTAGTATTATTCAAATAACCCTCAGGGCTCATTTTCAACTTAATTTGCATAATATTGTATTTCACATTTCCATTACATTTCATTCATTACCATTGAACCAATTCAtgaatttttaactttattaACCAGATATGGACTCGGTGTGGATATATGGATCCATCACCCTGGGTTGCCCGACAATAATGGTgctataacatatataatatcatCCTGAATTGCCCAACAATAATGGTTTTGTCAACTCAATCAATCTTTTACCCCGGATTGCCTAAAAACGATGACTCAAAACATAATATCTATCATCCCGAATTGCCTGACAATGATGTTTTTACTCAGTACTCtgaccctatggcatgccaactatatcctacTCGGTCTGAACAAC
The genomic region above belongs to Gossypium hirsutum isolate 1008001.06 chromosome D05, Gossypium_hirsutum_v2.1, whole genome shotgun sequence and contains:
- the LOC107903959 gene encoding protein LAZY 1 isoform X1 translates to MKLLGWMHRKFRQNSSEPLKDFAIGQPSLDDQQFYSKPYYGTTPFRQPQSHLRKSFAGIESAQAEEEDYEEESSSAISELFHGFLAIGTLGSDPNIPDPSTPTFTISVENITEKETDVTENELKLINCELERVLGAEAKEEGCNDSSGRNSHVSTGRSSHVSTGRSSHGSTITLSRKSIEGLDSNGNGNTVCPLQGYLFGSAIELSETTTVAKKEHRTSLGELLQRTKITEESFGSKYDKEEKRMEKEGDKSAVHIMKKILKKKMLNASKSSTAATGGNIDSASAETKLHKILHKFHRKVHPESSTATYKHDKPQKNENKKGIGYNGGQENGGPILAEEDIVIFPQRALSKDMRRYNSQANPSQFTLSCNDSNGNRECWIKTDADYLVLEL
- the LOC107903959 gene encoding protein LAZY 1 isoform X2; protein product: MQLLGWMHRKFRQNSSEPLKDFAIGQPSLDDQQFYSKPYYGTTPFRQPQSHLRKSFAGIESAQAEEEDYEEESSSAISELFHGFLAIGTLGSDPNIPDPSTPTFTISVENITEKETDVTENELKLINCELERVLGAEAKEEGCNDSSGRNSHVSTGRSSHVSTGRSSHGSTITLSRKSIEGLDSNGNGNTVCPLQGYLFGSAIELSETTTVAKKEHRTSLGELLQRTKITEESFGSKYDKEEKRMEKEGDKSAVHIMKKILKKKMLNASKSSTAATGGNIDSASAETKLHKILHKFHRKVHPESSTATYKHDKPQKNENKKGIGYNGGQENGGPILAEEDIVIFPQRALSKDMRRYNSQANPSQFTLSCNDSNGNRECWIKTDADYLVLEL